A portion of the Actinomycetes bacterium genome contains these proteins:
- a CDS encoding protein phosphatase 2C domain-containing protein encodes MSSIHLRYAARSDVGLRRPGNEDSGFADGSLIMVADGMGGHAAGELASAMAVATFAEIAAEPVAEADVAVHLTDGVAELEERIGDVVAADPSNQGMGTTVTGLAPNGPHVVIFHVGDSRAYLLRDGQLAQITKDHTYVQSLVDAGEITPDEALRHPRRNLLNRAVDGIHSVEADLSVRETRAGDRFLLCTDGLSGVVSDERIAEVLLEVSDLTAAVTQLVDMALEAGAPDNVTVVVADVLNETNGDSDGVPVVVGAAGEPQNRARLPQVPWPEDEQPDPDQVSPPPPPPAEPLDSQDPELEPPRRPVWMKSAIIAVGAAVGILALVGVSLTWWISQQWYVGESGGYVAIYRGVEGNLGPVPLHRVDEITDLPVSQLPSYDLNTLQSGVETTTRAGAEEVVANLREQAANCQVNPADPGCPKDELR; translated from the coding sequence GTGAGTTCAATCCACCTTCGCTACGCCGCCCGGTCAGACGTCGGGCTGCGCCGTCCTGGCAACGAAGACAGTGGATTTGCCGACGGCAGCCTGATCATGGTGGCTGACGGTATGGGTGGCCACGCCGCTGGGGAATTGGCCAGCGCAATGGCCGTGGCAACGTTCGCCGAGATAGCCGCCGAGCCAGTTGCGGAAGCTGACGTTGCAGTGCACCTGACCGATGGCGTGGCAGAACTAGAGGAGCGGATTGGTGACGTGGTTGCTGCCGATCCCAGCAATCAGGGGATGGGCACCACCGTCACTGGCCTGGCGCCAAACGGTCCACATGTAGTGATCTTCCATGTCGGCGACTCTCGGGCCTACCTTCTGCGTGATGGGCAACTGGCACAGATCACCAAAGACCACACTTACGTGCAGAGTTTGGTGGATGCGGGCGAAATCACCCCTGACGAAGCACTGCGCCATCCCCGACGCAACCTACTGAACCGCGCAGTCGACGGTATCCACAGTGTGGAAGCCGATCTATCGGTGCGGGAGACCAGAGCGGGTGACCGCTTCCTGTTGTGCACGGACGGCTTGTCCGGCGTCGTCTCCGACGAGCGCATTGCCGAGGTGTTGTTGGAAGTTTCTGACCTCACCGCTGCGGTCACACAGCTAGTTGACATGGCGCTCGAGGCGGGCGCACCAGATAACGTGACCGTGGTCGTGGCTGACGTGCTTAACGAGACGAACGGTGACAGCGACGGGGTACCGGTGGTTGTCGGGGCCGCTGGCGAACCCCAGAACCGAGCGCGGCTTCCGCAGGTTCCCTGGCCCGAGGACGAACAACCCGATCCGGATCAAGTTTCACCGCCACCACCGCCACCTGCAGAACCGCTCGACTCGCAAGACCCTGAGTTGGAGCCACCGCGGCGGCCAGTCTGGATGAAATCAGCCATCATCGCGGTCGGAGCGGCTGTCGGCATACTTGCGCTCGTCGGCGTCTCGCTCACCTGGTGGATTTCGCAGCAGTGGTACGTCGGCGAGAGTGGTGGCTACGTCGCCATCTATCGAGGTGTGGAGGGAAATCTTGGTCCGGTGCCACTGCATCGAGTGGATGAGATTACCGACTTGCCGGTGAGTCAACTCCCCAGTTACGACCTCAACACCTTGCAGTCCGGGGTCGAAACAACGACACGGGCGGGCGCGGAGGAAGTCGTCGCTAACTTACGTGAGCAAGCCGCGAACTGTCAGGTGAATCCGGCGGATCCGGGCTGCCCCAAAGACGAGCTCCGCTGA
- a CDS encoding FtsW/RodA/SpoVE family cell cycle protein: MSAPATASPPRSVDQPTRRTQELGLLILGFAIGAVALANVGWGTGIGLPGRYWLCLAVMAIAGVLAHLAVRRWAPYAEPIMLPTAYLLNFLGLAMIYRLDIAAAERAVENGSPTPTPESSGQLTWTILGVLLLGAVLLLVKDHRKLQRYTYISMLLGVLLLLLPLFPFIGHTVNGATLWIKIGPLTFQPGELAKIVLTLFLAGYLVTHRDSLATVRRKVLGISLPRLRDTGPLLGAWLLALAIMAFETDLGTALIFYGLFIAMVYVATQRIGWVILGALMFALGATVLYFLFDHVKVRVQIWLDPFQYANDSGYQIVQSLYGFANGGMFGTGWGQGYPQFVPFASSDFILASFGEELGLTGMIALLLFYGILVQRGFRTAVACRDSFGRLFAAGLASVFALQVFVVAGGVTKLIPMTGLTTPFLSAGGSALIANWIMIGLLLRISDITRLPNPHVTPEPMRPDAQVIAR, translated from the coding sequence ATGAGCGCACCTGCGACCGCATCACCACCACGATCTGTTGACCAACCGACCCGCCGTACCCAGGAACTGGGACTGCTGATTCTTGGTTTTGCCATCGGGGCGGTAGCGCTAGCGAATGTCGGTTGGGGGACGGGAATCGGACTCCCCGGGCGCTACTGGTTGTGCCTGGCTGTCATGGCCATCGCCGGAGTTCTCGCCCACCTCGCGGTTCGCCGCTGGGCGCCCTATGCCGAACCCATAATGTTGCCCACGGCCTACCTGTTGAACTTCCTCGGTCTCGCGATGATCTACCGCCTGGACATCGCTGCTGCCGAGCGTGCCGTGGAGAACGGTAGCCCCACCCCGACACCAGAGTCCTCCGGTCAACTCACCTGGACCATACTGGGCGTGCTGCTCCTCGGGGCGGTGCTGCTGCTGGTCAAGGATCACCGAAAGCTGCAGCGCTACACCTATATCTCCATGCTGCTCGGGGTACTGCTCCTACTGCTACCGCTGTTTCCCTTCATCGGTCACACCGTGAATGGAGCGACGCTGTGGATCAAGATCGGCCCACTCACTTTTCAGCCAGGTGAACTTGCCAAGATCGTGCTAACGCTGTTTCTAGCGGGCTACCTGGTCACCCATCGAGATTCGCTAGCTACCGTGCGCCGGAAAGTGCTGGGCATTTCACTGCCCCGATTGCGGGACACCGGTCCGCTGCTTGGCGCCTGGTTGCTCGCCTTGGCGATCATGGCCTTCGAGACCGACCTCGGCACTGCTTTGATCTTCTACGGCCTGTTCATCGCGATGGTCTACGTCGCGACTCAGCGGATCGGCTGGGTGATCCTGGGTGCCCTAATGTTCGCCCTCGGGGCCACGGTCTTGTATTTCCTGTTTGACCACGTCAAAGTTCGAGTTCAGATCTGGTTGGACCCGTTCCAATACGCCAACGACTCCGGCTACCAAATCGTGCAGTCGCTCTACGGCTTCGCCAACGGCGGCATGTTTGGGACCGGTTGGGGCCAGGGATATCCGCAGTTTGTTCCCTTCGCCAGCAGCGACTTCATTCTTGCCTCATTCGGTGAGGAACTGGGGCTGACCGGCATGATTGCGCTGCTGCTGTTTTACGGCATCCTGGTGCAACGTGGCTTCCGCACGGCAGTGGCTTGCCGTGACAGTTTCGGCCGGCTTTTCGCGGCCGGACTCGCCAGCGTCTTTGCACTGCAGGTGTTTGTTGTTGCCGGTGGCGTAACCAAGCTGATTCCCATGACCGGTCTCACCACTCCGTTCCTCTCAGCGGGTGGGTCGGCCCTCATCGCGAACTGGATCATGATCGGTCTGCTGTTGCGAATTTCCGACATCACCCGTCTGCCGAACCCACACGTCACGCCGGAACCAATGCGACCAGACGCTCAGGTGATCGCGCGATGA